GATATGGGGCATTACGGGAACGCGCTACACCAGGTTTTCGCAGTTCGTCCCAGGGCCGAAGGCGTTACTGGCCTACCTGGCTGCGATGGCCAAGCGGCGGGAGACGCGCTTTATTGGCCATAACCCTGCTGGCGCGATCATGGTTCTCGCGCTACTCGCCGCGGTGCTGGCGGCAAGTATCAGCGGTTGGATGCTGACTACGGAGACCTACTTTGGAGAGGCATGGGTCGAGGTATTGCATAAGACCGTTTCCAACGCGTTGATGAGCCTGGTTGGGTTGCATGTTGGCGGCGTGCTCTACACCAGTTGGCGCCACGCCGAGAACCTCGTACGCGCCATGATCACCGGACGCAAACCGTCATAGAGTGGCCACCGTCACTGCGTCATGCTCGCGAACGAATCAGCCAGGGTGGTGGGAACCGGAGGCTGAAATGGTTTATCGTTGAGCAACATCTGGCCGTTGCTGAAGTTGAACTTGCTGGAAATGTATTCGCCCTCTTTGATAATCCATCCTTGAGCCGCCGCGGTTTGCAGCAGGCTGGCGAGCGCCTCGGGTTGCAGGGTGGATTGGCTCGCTGGACGGGGCATTGCATTTATCATTTGCCCAATCCACGCGATGGGTAACTTTCCTTCCGCCTTGAGCACCAACTTCGGCATCAGAACGGGGATCATCGCGGCGAACTGTAGGCCCTTAAGGTCCTCCGCGGTAACCCCGTTGACGCCTAGCGTATACGACACCGATGCTTCTTTGCCCGCGTAAACTACGCGTAATTTATCTAGCCCATATTCCGGGTTGTGCAGTAGTAATTGCATCAAGTCCGATTGCATGGCCTGCATCATGGAAGCGCCCG
This sequence is a window from Betaproteobacteria bacterium. Protein-coding genes within it:
- a CDS encoding cytochrome B — its product is MPSRYPAPEGSRTILVWDLFVRIFHWSLALSVFTAFFFTEAGEKPHEIAGYLALGLVCARVIWGITGTRYTRFSQFVPGPKALLAYLAAMAKRRETRFIGHNPAGAIMVLALLAAVLAASISGWMLTTETYFGEAWVEVLHKTVSNALMSLVGLHVGGVLYTSWRHAENLVRAMITGRKPS